In Chlamydia sp., the following are encoded in one genomic region:
- the nqrD gene encoding NADH:ubiquinone reductase (Na(+)-transporting) subunit D has protein sequence MTTNKSSLSYFTDALWVNNQPLVAILGICSALAVTTTVTTALTMGLAVSLVTACSSFIVSLLRKITPESVRMIAQLIIISLFVILIDQFLKAFFFNISKTLSVFVGLIITNCIVMGRAESMARHISPIPAFLDGLGSGLGYGWVLVCISIIRELFGFGTILNFRVIPKIFYASEAHPDGYENLGLMVLAPSAFFLLGIMIWIVNIIRASKAKR, from the coding sequence ATGACAACCAATAAGTCTAGCTTAAGCTATTTTACAGATGCTTTATGGGTCAATAACCAACCCCTTGTAGCCATATTGGGAATCTGCTCAGCTTTAGCTGTTACTACTACTGTAACAACAGCCTTGACCATGGGATTGGCCGTGAGTCTTGTTACAGCCTGCTCTTCTTTTATTGTTTCTTTGCTAAGAAAAATTACTCCTGAAAGTGTCCGAATGATTGCACAGCTTATCATTATCAGTCTATTCGTGATTCTTATTGACCAATTTTTAAAAGCATTTTTTTTCAATATTTCTAAAACACTTTCTGTTTTTGTGGGATTAATCATTACTAACTGTATTGTCATGGGACGTGCAGAAAGTATGGCTAGACATATCTCTCCTATTCCTGCATTTCTAGATGGGCTGGGATCAGGCCTAGGCTATGGTTGGGTGCTTGTTTGTATTAGTATCATTAGAGAATTATTTGGATTCGGAACAATTTTAAACTTTCGCGTTATTCCTAAGATTTTTTATGCCTCAGAAGCTCATCCTGACGGATACGAAAATTTAGGATTAATGGTTTTGGCCCCATCTGCATTTTTCCTTTTAGGAATCATGATTTGGATCGTGAATATTATTAGAGCTTCAAAGGCAAAGAGGTAG
- the nqrC gene encoding NADH:ubiquinone reductase (Na(+)-transporting) subunit C — MASKTPRYLNRPWYIILFIFVLSLIAGTLLSSVYYILAPIQKQAAEFDRNQQMLMAAQVISFDNRFQIYEDGTWKPATYNLKTQILENALTPSRVTPLALNSYFQNFVRVLLTDTQGRLSSFEDHHLNLEAFLSQPTPSVENGSLYVVYAILANKGSSRTLSSSQIVENPTSIEAIVLPIEGFGLWGPIYGFLALEKDGNTVLGTSWYQHGETPGLGANIASPQWQKNFFGKKVFLSSSSGETDFAKTTLGLEIIKGSVSASLGNSPKAASAIDGISGATLTCNGVTEAFANSLVPYRSLLISFSKLNPQGASS, encoded by the coding sequence ATGGCATCCAAGACTCCTCGTTATCTTAATCGGCCTTGGTACATTATCTTATTCATCTTTGTTCTTAGTCTAATTGCGGGAACTCTCCTCTCTTCCGTCTATTACATTCTTGCTCCTATCCAAAAGCAAGCCGCAGAGTTTGATCGCAATCAACAAATGCTAATGGCTGCTCAAGTTATTTCCTTTGATAATAGATTCCAAATATATGAGGATGGAACTTGGAAACCTGCCACCTATAACCTAAAAACACAGATACTAGAAAACGCTCTTACTCCTTCTCGCGTAACTCCGCTAGCCTTAAATTCTTATTTTCAAAACTTTGTAAGAGTTTTACTTACAGATACACAGGGTCGCCTTTCTTCTTTTGAGGATCATCATCTCAATCTAGAAGCTTTTTTATCACAGCCAACACCTTCTGTAGAGAATGGTTCCTTGTACGTTGTTTACGCCATTCTAGCAAATAAAGGGTCTTCTAGGACCTTATCTTCATCTCAAATAGTTGAAAATCCTACATCTATAGAAGCAATCGTTCTTCCTATAGAAGGTTTTGGATTATGGGGACCTATTTATGGGTTCCTTGCTTTGGAAAAAGATGGAAACACTGTTTTAGGAACGTCTTGGTACCAGCACGGTGAAACTCCAGGACTAGGGGCAAATATTGCTAGCCCTCAATGGCAAAAAAATTTTTTTGGTAAAAAAGTATTTCTTTCCTCTTCTTCTGGAGAAACAGACTTTGCTAAAACTACCCTGGGATTGGAAATAATAAAAGGATCCGTTTCTGCATCATTAGGAAATTCTCCAAAAGCAGCTTCTGCTATTGATGGAATTTCAGGAGCAACACTGACTTGTAATGGTGTTACCGAAGCTTTTGCAAATTCACTAGTTCCCTATCGGTCCTTGCTGATTTCTTTTTCCAAGCTTAACCCCCAAGGAGCGTCTTCATGA
- a CDS encoding Na(+)-transporting NADH-quinone reductase subunit B, whose translation MLEKLVDSLWKFCHKSKFQYMTPIADAVDSFCFEPLHTPSSPPFVRDAVDVKRWMMLVVIALMPTMFAAIWNAGLQALVYQSSDPRIMEAFSHISGFKSYFSFITQEFSFAAILFAGCKIFLPLLMISYAVGGTCEVLFAIIRKHKIAEGLLVTGLLYPLVLPPTIPYWMAALGIAFGVVIGKELFGGTGMNILNPALTGRAFLFFTFPAKMSGDVWVGSNPNKIKESLFAMNSLAERNGFDGFSQSTCLQILNSTPPSVKRVHIDAIASNILKLDHVPSQEVLQTQFATWAESYPDLTIDQLSLEQLQNFITTPIAEGGLGLLPAHFDSAYSLTDAIYGVGKFSTGNLFFGNMLGSLGETSTFACLLGAGLLLLVGIASWRTMLSFGLSALFFAWLFKIISILAVGQSGAWAPAKFFIPIHRHLFIGGLAFGLVFMATDPVSSPAMKLAKWFYGAFIGFLTILIRLINPAYPEGVMLAILLGNVFAPLFDNIALKQYRQRRI comes from the coding sequence ATGCTCGAAAAACTCGTCGATTCTCTTTGGAAATTTTGTCATAAAAGCAAATTTCAATACATGACTCCTATTGCAGATGCTGTCGATAGCTTCTGCTTCGAGCCTCTACATACTCCTTCCTCTCCCCCGTTTGTGAGAGATGCTGTTGATGTTAAACGTTGGATGATGTTGGTCGTAATAGCCTTAATGCCAACAATGTTTGCAGCTATCTGGAACGCTGGTCTACAAGCTTTGGTCTACCAATCTTCAGACCCACGAATTATGGAAGCGTTCTCGCATATATCTGGATTTAAGAGCTACTTTTCGTTTATCACTCAAGAATTTAGCTTTGCAGCAATCCTTTTTGCCGGATGCAAAATTTTCCTTCCTCTTTTGATGATCAGTTATGCTGTTGGAGGAACTTGTGAAGTGCTATTTGCTATTATACGTAAGCATAAAATAGCAGAAGGACTTTTGGTTACAGGTTTGCTCTATCCACTTGTTCTCCCTCCTACTATTCCTTACTGGATGGCAGCCTTAGGAATTGCTTTCGGCGTCGTTATAGGGAAAGAGCTTTTCGGAGGCACAGGAATGAATATTCTTAATCCAGCTTTAACAGGGAGAGCTTTTTTATTTTTTACGTTCCCAGCTAAAATGAGTGGGGATGTCTGGGTTGGTAGCAACCCAAACAAAATTAAAGAAAGTCTTTTCGCTATGAACTCTTTAGCAGAAAGAAATGGTTTCGATGGTTTTTCTCAATCTACTTGCCTACAAATTCTTAACTCAACTCCACCTTCTGTCAAACGCGTTCATATTGATGCCATTGCCTCCAATATTTTAAAACTTGATCATGTTCCCTCTCAAGAAGTTCTTCAAACCCAATTTGCTACATGGGCAGAATCTTACCCAGATTTGACTATAGATCAACTCTCTTTAGAGCAACTTCAAAATTTTATAACAACACCTATAGCTGAGGGTGGACTCGGACTTCTTCCAGCTCATTTTGATTCAGCCTATTCTCTTACTGATGCTATCTATGGTGTTGGGAAATTTTCTACCGGAAATCTGTTTTTTGGGAACATGTTAGGTTCTTTGGGAGAGACCTCAACCTTTGCTTGTTTACTTGGAGCTGGGCTATTACTGTTAGTAGGCATAGCCTCCTGGCGAACAATGCTCTCATTTGGACTTAGCGCCCTATTTTTTGCTTGGTTATTTAAAATTATTAGCATCCTTGCAGTCGGGCAATCGGGCGCTTGGGCTCCAGCAAAATTTTTCATTCCTATCCATCGTCATCTTTTCATTGGAGGATTAGCTTTCGGCCTTGTTTTCATGGCAACAGATCCCGTTTCTTCACCAGCTATGAAATTAGCTAAGTGGTTTTATGGCGCGTTTATAGGCTTTCTCACAATCCTCATACGATTAATTAATCCTGCTTACCCTGAAGGGGTCATGTTAGCAATCTTGTTAGGGAATGTCTTCGCTCCATTATTCGACAATATAGCGCTCAAGCAGTACAGACAACGGAGAATATAA
- a CDS encoding polymer-forming cytoskeletal protein, with translation MFKRPTKNFFDGVQTLYEDNSSSTNYGAYSQRSEHLENSNIFETTKPAETRLLSQEEQSQWIEQNEDSMVRENIFSEEPETTLGEGVSFKGELTFERLLRIDGTFEGILVSKGKIIVGPQGYVKANIELEEAVIAGVVEGNITVTGKVSLQGQAVVTGDIQAGSLYVAEGVRLCGYVSVYGVSNQSEETSS, from the coding sequence ATGTTCAAAAGACCTACAAAAAATTTTTTTGATGGAGTTCAGACTTTGTACGAGGATAATAGTAGTTCCACAAATTATGGTGCTTATTCTCAAAGATCAGAACATTTAGAAAATTCAAATATTTTTGAAACTACTAAACCCGCAGAAACACGATTACTATCTCAGGAAGAACAGTCTCAATGGATAGAGCAAAATGAGGATTCTATGGTCCGGGAAAATATTTTCTCGGAAGAGCCTGAAACTACCTTAGGAGAAGGAGTCTCCTTCAAAGGAGAACTAACCTTTGAACGGCTTCTTCGTATTGATGGAACTTTCGAAGGGATTCTTGTTTCTAAAGGGAAAATTATCGTTGGCCCTCAAGGATATGTAAAGGCTAACATAGAACTTGAAGAAGCTGTTATTGCAGGAGTTGTCGAAGGTAATATCACAGTAACAGGGAAGGTGTCTCTTCAAGGGCAAGCTGTAGTCACCGGTGATATTCAAGCAGGAAGCCTTTATGTAGCAGAAGGCGTCCGTCTCTGTGGTTATGTTTCCGTCTATGGCGTTTCTAATCAATCGGAGGAAACAAGCTCATAA
- the dnaA gene encoding chromosomal replication initiator protein DnaA → MLTCNDCSTWEQFINYIRTRCSKTAFENWIAPIHVLEETREKIRLEIPNIFVQSYLLDNYKKDLCSFVPLDAEGNPALEFVVAEVKRSSPQIASPVTKPSVEIAEENKEFQLKLNSAYRFDNFIEGPSNQFVKSAALGIAARPGRSYNPLFIHGGVGLGKTHLLHAVGHYVREHHKNLRIHCITTEAFINDLVHHLRVKSIDKMKNFYRSLDLLLVDDIQFLQNRQNFEEEFCNTFETLIHLSKQIVVTSDKPPGQLKLSERIIARMEWGLVAHVGVPDLETRVAILQHKAEQKGLNIPSEIAFYIADHVYGNVRQLEGAINKLTAYCLLFNKPLTETTVRDTLKELFRTPSKQKVSVESILKSVATVFQVKIQDLKGTSRAKNVPLARQVAMYLAKTLITDSLVAIGAAFGKTHSTVLYACKTIEQKIEKDALLKNQISLCKNNIATDSPQHFV, encoded by the coding sequence ATGTTAACTTGCAACGACTGCAGCACGTGGGAACAGTTCATCAATTACATCAGGACTCGCTGTTCTAAAACAGCTTTCGAAAATTGGATTGCTCCTATCCATGTTTTGGAAGAAACTCGAGAAAAAATTCGATTGGAGATTCCTAATATATTTGTCCAAAGTTACCTTTTGGATAATTACAAGAAGGATCTTTGTTCTTTTGTTCCTCTTGATGCTGAAGGCAATCCTGCCCTTGAGTTCGTTGTGGCTGAAGTCAAACGTTCTTCTCCCCAGATAGCTTCTCCTGTTACTAAACCTTCTGTAGAGATTGCTGAGGAAAATAAAGAGTTTCAGCTTAAGCTTAATAGCGCCTATCGCTTTGATAATTTTATCGAAGGTCCATCGAATCAATTTGTAAAATCAGCTGCCTTAGGAATCGCTGCTCGTCCAGGCCGATCCTATAATCCTCTGTTTATTCATGGTGGGGTAGGGTTAGGTAAGACTCACTTGCTTCATGCTGTCGGACATTATGTTCGCGAACATCACAAAAATCTCCGTATACATTGTATCACAACAGAAGCCTTTATTAATGACTTAGTTCATCATCTACGTGTTAAGTCTATTGATAAAATGAAGAATTTTTATAGATCTTTAGATCTTCTTCTAGTTGACGATATTCAATTTTTACAAAATCGGCAAAATTTTGAGGAAGAGTTCTGCAATACATTCGAAACTCTGATCCACTTGTCTAAACAGATTGTTGTAACTAGCGATAAACCTCCTGGTCAACTCAAATTATCCGAGCGGATCATTGCTAGAATGGAATGGGGGCTTGTTGCTCATGTTGGGGTCCCAGATTTGGAGACTCGAGTTGCTATTTTGCAGCATAAGGCCGAACAAAAAGGGTTAAATATCCCTAGCGAAATTGCTTTCTACATAGCGGACCACGTTTACGGAAATGTTCGTCAATTAGAAGGAGCTATTAACAAACTCACAGCGTATTGTCTCTTGTTCAATAAACCTTTAACGGAAACCACCGTTAGGGATACTTTAAAGGAGCTTTTCCGGACACCATCTAAACAAAAAGTTTCCGTTGAAAGCATTTTGAAAAGTGTTGCTACAGTATTTCAAGTAAAAATTCAGGACCTTAAAGGAACTTCTAGAGCCAAAAATGTTCCTTTAGCTAGACAAGTAGCAATGTATTTAGCAAAAACTTTAATTACAGATTCTCTTGTCGCAATTGGTGCTGCTTTTGGAAAAACTCATTCAACAGTGCTCTATGCTTGCAAAACAATTGAACAGAAAATAGAAAAAGACGCTCTGCTAAAAAATCAGATTAGCTTATGCAAGAATAATATAGCGACAGACTCACCGCAACACTTTGTGTAG
- a CDS encoding type III secretion chaperone: MIDNEWKAILGWGEEELEELRISGYSFLRQGHYQKAILFFEALIILDPLSVYDFQTLGGLYLQINENAKALLVLDQALRMQGDHLPTLLNKTKALFCLGRIEEASAIAGYLTSCPDPIIADDAEALLLSYVKTPLAASH, translated from the coding sequence ATGATTGATAACGAGTGGAAAGCTATTTTGGGGTGGGGAGAAGAAGAACTTGAAGAACTTCGCATTTCTGGGTATTCATTTCTTCGTCAGGGGCATTATCAAAAAGCTATTCTTTTTTTTGAAGCCCTGATTATTTTAGATCCTTTAAGTGTTTATGATTTTCAAACCTTAGGAGGGCTTTACTTACAGATCAATGAAAATGCTAAAGCTCTTTTAGTTTTAGACCAAGCTTTGCGTATGCAAGGAGATCATCTCCCCACTTTACTAAATAAAACTAAAGCTCTGTTTTGTCTTGGGCGCATAGAAGAAGCTTCAGCAATCGCTGGGTATCTAACTTCTTGTCCTGATCCTATCATTGCAGACGATGCAGAGGCTTTGCTGCTCAGCTACGTAAAAACCCCATTAGCTGCATCTCATTAA
- a CDS encoding DUF5399 family protein encodes MVEIFNYSASVYEKHSSTNKLVSDFRKEIQMEGAAIRDIARHAQILDMTPKPSALSTLMQTNKKTCWASFSPPANFHKQRFSTPYLVPSLGSPDRQDQDMEKISSYLKILTRGKFSYRSVTSPLSKKNRHQSDQESTKQEFDREEEQEETLIREGEVLLRALDLGIKSSNLLIDYVISRIFQFVQG; translated from the coding sequence ATGGTCGAAATTTTTAACTATAGTGCCTCGGTTTACGAGAAACACAGCTCTACGAATAAGCTTGTTAGCGATTTTCGCAAAGAAATTCAAATGGAAGGCGCAGCTATTCGCGATATAGCTCGACATGCCCAAATCTTGGATATGACACCCAAGCCTTCCGCGCTGTCTACGCTCATGCAGACAAATAAAAAAACCTGTTGGGCATCTTTCTCTCCTCCAGCAAATTTTCACAAACAACGGTTTTCCACGCCTTACTTAGTTCCATCTCTAGGCTCACCAGATAGACAAGACCAAGATATGGAAAAAATTTCCTCTTATCTCAAAATTTTGACCAGAGGTAAGTTTTCATATCGCTCAGTAACCAGCCCTTTATCGAAAAAAAATAGGCACCAATCGGATCAAGAGTCGACAAAACAAGAATTCGATCGGGAAGAGGAGCAAGAAGAAACCCTTATCCGTGAAGGAGAAGTGTTGCTCAGAGCTTTAGACTTAGGGATCAAAAGCTCTAATCTCCTAATTGACTACGTTATTTCCCGTATTTTTCAATTTGTACAAGGTTAA
- the rsmH gene encoding 16S rRNA (cytosine(1402)-N(4))-methyltransferase RsmH, producing the protein MVDSIPHIPVLVKESLALFHDCYPTTFCDVTVGAGGHAEAFLTMFPSIKRYDGSDRDLSALTLSEKRLSSFKDRVRLRHASFEEVNALTPDGVYDGVLADLGVSSMQLTDLERGFSFQGEEHPLDMRMDMSRGITASEVLNSLKEEEIGEIFRKYGEEPLWRSAATAVVHFRKKKKILTVKDLKEATSGIFPSYRLRKKIHPLTLIFQALRIYVNQEGEQLKILLDSALRWLRPGGRLAIISFCSLDDRPVKWAFREAELAGAGRVLTKKVIMPTYEETRKNPRSRSAKLRCFEKSVEMKHE; encoded by the coding sequence GTGGTTGATTCAATTCCTCATATTCCTGTCTTGGTAAAAGAGAGTCTTGCACTATTTCATGATTGTTATCCAACAACTTTTTGTGATGTTACTGTTGGGGCTGGTGGCCATGCAGAAGCTTTTCTCACAATGTTCCCCTCGATAAAACGTTATGATGGATCTGATAGAGACTTGTCTGCTTTGACCTTATCAGAAAAACGTCTTTCTTCTTTCAAAGACCGCGTGCGTTTGCGACATGCTTCTTTTGAAGAAGTTAACGCTTTAACTCCAGATGGGGTGTATGATGGAGTGCTTGCTGATTTGGGAGTATCTTCGATGCAGCTCACAGATCTTGAAAGAGGATTTAGTTTTCAAGGGGAAGAGCATCCTTTAGATATGAGGATGGATATGTCTCGAGGAATTACAGCTAGTGAGGTGTTGAATTCTCTAAAAGAAGAGGAGATTGGAGAAATTTTTCGTAAATATGGTGAAGAGCCTCTTTGGAGAAGCGCTGCAACTGCTGTAGTTCATTTCAGGAAAAAAAAGAAGATTTTAACAGTCAAAGATCTAAAAGAAGCAACGTCAGGGATTTTCCCTTCTTATCGATTGCGAAAGAAAATTCACCCATTAACATTGATATTTCAAGCTTTACGTATTTATGTTAACCAAGAAGGAGAGCAGTTAAAAATTTTATTGGATTCTGCTCTACGTTGGTTACGTCCTGGAGGGCGTTTGGCTATTATTTCTTTTTGTAGTTTAGACGATCGACCTGTTAAGTGGGCATTTAGAGAGGCGGAGTTAGCTGGTGCAGGACGAGTTTTAACTAAAAAGGTGATTATGCCTACTTATGAAGAAACCAGAAAAAATCCTAGGTCGCGTTCAGCTAAGTTGCGTTGTTTTGAAAAAAGTGTTGAGATGAAGCATGAATAG
- a CDS encoding penicillin-binding protein 2, whose amino-acid sequence MNYRRQLTLIAIGILSLYAFLIVRYYKIQICDGEHWAVEAANQHEFRVTDPFQRGTFFANTSLRKGEKERFQPLAIDVTKFHLCLDAVVVPQEYRDEIAHMVVVMVGEGNYEHIRSEFDKKSRYRKLYISLDVSIRDRILAWWKPYAIKHKIPSNALFFISDYQRSYPFGKLLGQVLHTLRDVKDEKSGKAFPTGGLESYFNHLLEGENGERKLLRSPLNRLDVDKITKIPRDGCDVYLTIDANIQTIAEQEIALGVLEAKARSGRAIVLNSHTGEILALAQYPFFNPMEYREFFNSDDRIEDTKVKAVSDVFEPGSIMKPLTIAIALLANEEMKKRCEKVLFDPCEPIDVSRRLFPGRQKTPLKDIVSNRYLNMYMAIQKSSNVYMAQLADRIVQKLGADWYEQRLQDFGFGKKTGIELPAEAVGLVPSRKRFHKNKSPEWSLSTPYSLAMGYNLLATSMQMVQAYAVFGNGGFLVQPTLVKKIVSSSEEERSLPSRRGKVRLLSETIVSEVVRAMRFTTCAGGTGFRASPKKYSSAGKTGTTEKLVDGRYDKKRHIASFIGLSPVEAVSETAVPLVILVSIDDPAYGMREDGTKNYMGGRCAAPVFSRIASRVLPYLGIPEDKQQHSCYEELAQLKALYEEWNRK is encoded by the coding sequence ATGAACTATCGTAGGCAATTAACTCTAATCGCTATTGGGATCTTGTCTTTATATGCGTTCTTAATAGTTCGTTATTACAAAATTCAAATTTGTGATGGAGAGCACTGGGCGGTAGAGGCTGCAAATCAACATGAGTTTCGGGTTACAGATCCTTTTCAGAGGGGGACTTTTTTTGCCAATACCAGCTTACGTAAAGGAGAAAAGGAACGATTTCAGCCACTTGCTATTGATGTTACTAAATTCCACTTATGTTTAGACGCTGTTGTTGTCCCTCAAGAATATCGTGACGAGATAGCTCATATGGTTGTTGTCATGGTCGGAGAGGGGAATTATGAACATATTCGTAGTGAGTTCGATAAAAAATCACGATATCGTAAATTATATATTTCTTTAGATGTTTCTATTCGAGATCGTATTTTAGCTTGGTGGAAGCCTTATGCGATTAAGCATAAAATTCCATCTAATGCGTTGTTTTTCATTAGCGATTATCAACGTTCTTATCCATTCGGAAAGTTATTAGGGCAAGTGTTACATACTCTTCGAGATGTAAAAGATGAAAAATCTGGAAAAGCTTTTCCAACAGGAGGTTTGGAGTCTTATTTCAATCATTTATTAGAAGGAGAAAATGGAGAACGTAAGTTATTACGTTCTCCATTAAATCGTTTAGATGTGGATAAGATTACAAAGATTCCTAGAGATGGATGTGATGTTTATTTGACTATCGATGCTAATATTCAGACGATTGCTGAGCAGGAAATAGCTTTAGGAGTGTTGGAGGCAAAAGCGCGCAGCGGACGGGCTATTGTACTCAATTCACATACAGGAGAAATCTTAGCTTTAGCACAATATCCCTTCTTTAATCCAATGGAGTATCGAGAGTTTTTTAATTCTGATGATCGCATAGAAGATACCAAGGTTAAAGCGGTTAGCGATGTTTTTGAGCCAGGATCTATCATGAAACCGTTAACTATAGCTATTGCTTTGTTGGCAAATGAAGAAATGAAAAAACGTTGTGAAAAAGTGCTTTTTGATCCTTGTGAGCCTATAGATGTTAGTCGGAGACTATTTCCTGGTCGTCAAAAAACGCCTCTTAAAGACATCGTTAGCAATCGATACCTAAATATGTATATGGCCATCCAGAAATCTTCCAACGTTTATATGGCACAGCTTGCGGATCGCATTGTACAAAAACTAGGTGCTGACTGGTATGAACAGCGTTTACAAGATTTCGGTTTCGGGAAAAAAACGGGAATAGAATTACCCGCAGAAGCTGTAGGATTAGTTCCTTCAAGAAAGCGTTTCCATAAGAACAAATCACCAGAATGGTCTTTATCAACACCATACTCCTTAGCTATGGGATATAATTTGTTAGCTACAAGTATGCAGATGGTACAAGCCTATGCTGTTTTTGGGAATGGAGGTTTTTTAGTTCAACCTACCTTAGTAAAAAAAATAGTTTCTTCTTCAGAAGAAGAAAGAAGTCTTCCCTCTAGACGAGGGAAAGTACGATTGCTTTCCGAAACAATTGTCTCAGAAGTAGTACGGGCTATGCGTTTCACAACATGTGCGGGAGGAACAGGATTCCGTGCTTCTCCTAAGAAATATTCCAGTGCAGGGAAAACGGGAACAACGGAAAAATTGGTCGATGGGCGTTATGATAAAAAACGACATATAGCTTCGTTTATTGGACTATCTCCTGTAGAAGCTGTGTCAGAAACAGCAGTACCTTTAGTAATTCTTGTTTCTATAGACGATCCTGCCTATGGAATGAGAGAAGATGGTACTAAGAACTATATGGGGGGGCGATGCGCCGCCCCAGTATTTTCCAGAATAGCCTCTCGAGTATTGCCTTATTTAGGCATTCCAGAAGACAAGCAACAACATTCTTGCTACGAAGAATTAGCTCAATTAAAAGCTCTTTACGAAGAGTGGAATCGTAAATAA
- a CDS encoding UDP-N-acetylmuramoyl-L-alanyl-D-glutamate--2,6-diaminopimelate ligase translates to MYLDELLRDIPAKVYGKIGSIPVRNLTRDSRCVGVGDIFVAHQGQFCNGNDYAVQAIENGAIAVLSSLYNPFLSVVQVVTEDLIAIEALLAARFYLYPSQQLDVVGVTGTNGKTTVSHLVRELMEHQGRRSGLIGTIEHILGESRIVDSFTTPDAILLQKYFAEMVKQGLSTAVMEVSSIGLSLDRVRETYFLAGVLTNITLDHLDFHGSLENYIAAKQQLFASLPEKGVAVVNLDCQYAQEFLKVTPARGVSYAVHQEADYRAINLKFSSSGSVYDISYQGKIFPCKTALVGEHNVYNVLAALAVVHQVSGGDFEELVHYVGYLSSPKGRLDPVLSGPCPVYVDYAHTPDALDNVCKILLQLLSEGGRLIIVFGCGGDRDHSKRPLMAKVAEQYGFSVVTSDNPRTEDPDQIIAEVCAGFLTDQYVIESDRKSAIVKAISMASDKDIVLVAGKGHESYQIFKHQTIVFDDREVVREVLASLC, encoded by the coding sequence ATGTATTTAGATGAACTTCTTCGGGATATTCCGGCTAAAGTTTATGGAAAGATTGGTTCGATTCCTGTGAGAAATCTAACCCGGGATTCTCGTTGCGTGGGGGTTGGAGATATTTTTGTTGCTCATCAAGGCCAATTTTGTAATGGGAATGACTATGCGGTTCAGGCTATTGAGAATGGGGCAATTGCGGTTTTATCTTCTTTATATAACCCTTTTTTGTCAGTTGTGCAGGTTGTCACTGAGGATCTGATTGCTATAGAAGCTCTTCTAGCTGCTAGATTTTATCTGTATCCTTCGCAACAGTTAGATGTTGTGGGCGTTACAGGAACTAATGGGAAGACGACGGTTTCTCATTTAGTAAGAGAGCTTATGGAGCATCAGGGGCGTCGTTCGGGGCTGATTGGAACCATAGAGCATATTTTAGGCGAAAGTAGAATTGTTGATAGTTTTACAACTCCTGATGCTATCTTGCTACAGAAGTATTTTGCTGAAATGGTTAAACAAGGCTTATCAACTGCCGTTATGGAAGTATCTTCGATAGGACTTTCTTTGGATAGGGTTCGTGAAACTTATTTTTTAGCGGGAGTTTTGACTAACATTACATTGGATCATTTGGATTTTCATGGTTCTCTTGAAAATTATATTGCAGCTAAGCAACAGCTGTTCGCTTCTCTTCCTGAGAAAGGTGTCGCTGTTGTTAATTTAGATTGTCAATATGCACAAGAGTTTTTAAAGGTGACACCCGCTAGAGGTGTTTCCTATGCTGTACATCAAGAGGCTGATTATCGAGCTATAAATTTAAAATTTTCTTCTTCAGGATCTGTTTATGACATTTCATATCAAGGAAAAATTTTCCCTTGCAAGACAGCTTTAGTAGGAGAGCATAATGTATACAATGTTTTGGCTGCTTTAGCCGTCGTTCACCAAGTTTCGGGTGGAGATTTTGAAGAGCTAGTACACTATGTTGGCTATCTATCCTCTCCTAAGGGGCGCTTAGATCCTGTTCTGTCTGGGCCTTGTCCTGTTTATGTTGATTATGCGCATACCCCAGATGCTTTAGACAATGTGTGCAAAATTTTATTGCAACTGCTTTCTGAAGGCGGCCGATTAATTATTGTTTTTGGATGTGGGGGGGACAGAGATCATAGTAAAAGGCCTCTCATGGCAAAAGTTGCTGAGCAGTACGGTTTTTCTGTTGTAACTTCAGATAATCCTAGAACTGAAGATCCGGATCAGATTATTGCAGAGGTCTGTGCAGGTTTTTTGACGGATCAATATGTTATTGAGAGTGACCGAAAATCGGCTATAGTTAAAGCAATATCAATGGCCTCAGATAAAGATATTGTATTAGTTGCAGGAAAGGGACATGAGAGTTATCAGATCTTCAAACATCAGACGATTGTTTTTGATGATCGAGAGGTTGTGCGTGAAGTTTTGGCCTCGCTTTGTTAG